The Candidatus Liberibacter solanacearum CLso-ZC1 genomic interval ATATGTGCGATGAGATGATAGACCACTAATATATTGAGAATCGAAAGGAATTGTAAAAATACTCATTGTCCGCTCCTGCTCAATTCTTGATTACGTCTTTCAATAATTTCTTGACGATCTATGAATGAACCTGTCGTCAAACGAATAGCCATACGATCAGGCAATCTCATATCAATGACGGAAATATCTCTATCCAGAATTTTATATTTATCCTGTAATTCAAGAAGATGAGACAACGCTATATTCAACCCTTCTTCTGGAAGTTTTATAGTTATACCATTGTGGAGATGCAAATTCCATCGCCTTTCTGAAACCCAATTATATGCCTTAACAAACTGAGCAATACCTGAAAAAGCTAATAATTTTTCAAAGGACTTAATCTCTTTGTTGGCATTTTTTCCAATCAATATAGGCAAATGCATAAATTTTGTATTCTTTACCGCCACAATTACATTTCCATTTTTATCGATTAGAGAAAGATTGTTATTATCTTGCCATATTGCATAAGGATCACGTTCTATCAGACGAATTTCAATTGTATCAGGATAAAGCCTATGAATCTCAGCATGGGCAATCCATGGCAAAGCCAATAAATTCTTTTGAATTTTTACCCCATCAAAGGAAAGCACTGATTCAGATTTATCGAGTTCTAAAAGACGAATAACATCTCCTTCCGACGTTTCAACATTACCAATAATTCTAATTTTATCGATCGAAAAACCAAAGAAAGAATTGAACATATCAACGACTGAATGGGTATGCCCTCCAATGAATACGCCATATACCCCAACTGTCGCGAAGAAAAGAATAGTGATCATCAACCCAAAATAAGGAGGAAATATCTTGCCCAAAAAGGAACAAAAAATCAGAAAATTTCTCATGCCTCCCCAATCCATTGAAATAAAACACAAAGATAATGACACACCAACAGCAAAGCCAAATTTCCGATTAATGACTAAGAAATCTCTATGATTCAGCGCGAACATGAAGCATCCTCTAACATCCACAATAGAAGATCTCGAAAAGAATATCCCGCATACGCAGCCATTTCTGGAAAAATAGAAACATTTGTCATACCCGGTTGAGTATTAATTTCTAACCAAAAAATTTCTTTTGAAACAGGATCAAAGATAAAATCTGATCTACTAATTCCACGACAACCAATAGCTTGATGTGCCACAACAGAGATTCTTCGCACTTCCTGAAGGATACTCCATGGAATATTTGCTGGCAAAACATGTGAAGATACGGAAGATGAATACTTTGAATCATAAGTGTAGAAGTCTGATTTCTGTGAAACAATTTCAGTAACAGAAAGCGCTTGCTCTCCCATAATTCCACAGCTCAACTCAATACCATTAATATATTGTTCAACAAGCAACTGATCTCCATGAATCCATGATGAAGATTGTAATACATCCAAAGGAACGGATTCACCTTCTGTTACCACTATAACTCCTAAAGAAGACCCTCCTTTCAAAGGCTTAATGATATAAGGTGGCGACATAACGTGCTGAGAATCCATCGTGATGCGATTAACAAGAACCGAAGGACAAACCGATACACCAGAACTACTGACAATTTTCTTAGCACGCATCTTATCCATAGATAAAGCAGACGCTAATATACCAGAATGCGTATAAGGAATTTCCAAAAACTCTAATATAGATTGGATCAACCCATCTTCTCCAAAACCTCCATGCAAAGCATTAAAAGCAATATCTGGTTTCAAATGTGACAGAATGAGACCTATCGAACGATCAACATCAATCGAGGTTACTTTAAAGCCCCAATCCTCCAAAGCGGCAGCACAAACTCTTCCTGAAAGAAGACTGACGTCTCTTTCTGAAGAAATGCCTCCCATCAGAACAACTACGTGTTTATTTTTTATTTCTTCTTTGTTTACCATAAGCCGAAAATTAAACCATCTTCCCAACAACTAATGTAGTATTAAATACATCAAGGTTAATGAAGCGTTCATTTTTCTTAATTTTTCTTCAAAAAAACCATTTTTCATCTTTTAGTGTCACATCAATACATGCAAAACTAAAAAAATATCTTCTAAATCAGTGAGCGATTTTTTAATTCATACAATAAATCTTCATTAATACGATAGATTTATCCTGCAATGGACTTTTATTACTATATCTCTAACCTTAGCCTCTGCCCCTCTCGTTCTAGTCTCTTTTTCAAAAGAAACGTCCTATCCTTTGTTTTCTTTGTCGTTAGACTTCATCTCTCTTTTATCCTCTCATGCTCAGCTAAAATGTCAGTAAGAGATTGACCAGAAGCAATCTCATCCAAAATTTTTTGAATATATTCGCACACGTCTGTCAGTTCTTTTGTTAATGAATTTGACTCTATTGGAAAGAACGAGAAGATAATCATGCGACAGGTACAATGAACGTATTGTATCTTTCTTTCTTAATGCAAATTGATTCATTACCAAGCTATGTGATTTTGATTACTACAACAAATCACTCCGAATAATTGAATCGTGCATTTTAGTGTAGGTTTTAATTTCACCTTAATTGTCTCTCCGCTATAACTAAATAATTAGTCGATTTTATTGATCAATGGACTGAAAGACTAAACAAGAAAATTAGCACTAGTATTATCAAAAATTTGGGTAAAATAAATTGCACAAAAGCAATAGAATTATATAAAAGTATAAAACGTGTACCAATATTTTATGCGAGATATCATTTGACTACGCTATTAATAATAAATTACGTATAGGAAACATGGTGATGGGAAACAGCGCTAATGACGACAGAAAAAAAAGTCCTCTCCCTAAACTGAATGCTTCAAAAGATACTGCGAAGAACAAGGGGGAAAGGGAAAAAATAAGTCAAAATAATAAAATGGTATTTCCTAAACGGTATCACGAGTATAAGAAAAAATCAGCTAAAGCTCGAAAGAAATTTAAAAGCATAGTACTGTGTGAGTGTTTATTGCTGGTAGCTATTCCTACTTTAGCCTATCTATCGTATTTTTGCCAATCTTTTTGGTCAAGACTTCTTCTCTTTGCATTGTCCTTGATAGGAGCACTAGCCTTGCCATACTTATTTAAAAAGAAAAACAAACTTGAGCATGAATGGTACGAAAATAAGACTAAAGAAGAATCCGTTAAAGCTATTTCTTGGCTGTATTGCATGGGAGCACCTCCTTATAAAGATCTTGATAAGGCCAAAGATCATTTCATCCGCGAACTGATCTTAATTTCTAAGGATCATGGCCTTATTGCGCTCGACGATGTGTATAAAATTAACAATGAGGGGGAACAAGAATTCTTCGACAATGCACAAAAGCTTAAAGATATGGGAATATACGATAGGCTTAAATTCTACATGGTGGAACGCGTTGACGATCAATGTTATTGGTACCTTAAAAAGTCATCCCAAAATAAGAAAAAAAGAATAATATTCGATATTCTTTTATTTATCTTGATGACTTCACTTCCTTTTGTAGCTCTGCTTTTTACACCATTAATTGGTATAGTGCTTGCTGTCGCTTTCTTCCTCGTAAAATGGAAAACAATTTTCAAATACAATGAGTTAGAAAAAGTATACTCAAGCACTGCTCAAGAAATAAACCTAATTAAACTAGACTACTTATATCCCCTAGCAAGACAAAAGGAATTTATTTTTGAAGATTTTGTCAGAGACATAGAACCTGCTTTCTCAAGGGAATACACGAGTCCATACGCAAGAAGAATATGAAAAACAAGAACAATTGAACTACTTTTGAAAAGTTGAAGTTGGCCTTTAACCTCACTCTCTTTTTCAGGGTTAAAAATATAGAAGAAAAGTTAAACTCAGCATGGAATAGCTTGTATCCGAATAATGACTACATTCTTTCAGATTGGATACCGAGATCGGAAATTTACGCAAATCAATGTTTTACTTCTCGGCATGAGTTGGATGATTTAAAGGGCAATATCTCTCTTTTGGCTCAATAAATATAATTTAAAAAATTAAGCAGTATCTACAATAGGACCAGTCATTCCAGAGCTATATGAGGAGTTCAAAAAAAACATGGATCATCACCTATTCCAGAAACGGAAAGCTTGTCCTCCGAAGAGTTTGGGGAAATTGACCAAAAGGATAGAAATATATTAGACGATGTTTTTGAATTTTATGGGCAGTTTTCCACATGGAAATTACGAAATATGACCCATACAGAAGCGCCATGGAAAGACGCCTATGAATAATCAGGTTACGGAACTCCTCTTGAGACAAAAGATATACGAAAATTCTTTTCCAAGAAATTAGTTGAAACAAATGGATACATCGATTATTATCGAAATTAACGGGACACCATTAGCGATTGTGATTTGATAGAGAACACAACACTGAGACATTAAATCTAGTGCCGTTTATGATGATGGTTGTTATGTATAATATTTAATTTTTAGATGATTGAGACCGCTCTATACTTTTAGGCACAATGATTTCATCACCGAAATAGATCCAATCCAACGATTTTTGTGTTGCGTATTTAATTTTAATGGCTGTTTCTATGCGTGGTTTTCTATGACCGTTTTCTATATTGTCTAAACCAGCGTATGACAATCCTATCAAATTTCCGAATTCTTTTAATGTCATGCCTTTATCTTTACGAATAGACTTAATACGGTTGCCTATCTCTACAGAGTTAAATTCTCTCTTTTTTACAACATCCCTGTACAGTCTATCGACATGCTCCCCGTCATATATCCAATCAAAACCAACTTTAAATTCATTACGCAGAAACAAGGCGTAGTTGATGCTGGTAGAGCATATGCCCCTTTCAAATTGACTTATAGCACTTCTCATAGTTTCTGACACTATAGCCATCTCTTTGGTGCTAATACCCTTATTTTTGCGTATATCTCTTATACGGATTCCTACCGTTTTCCAATAATGGCGTGTTTCTGGGGTGATGACCATTTGACCCCTATTTGAACAGTTAAAAATCAGATCATATCTCATAACCGCTTAATACTTTAACGCTTTGTAAATAATATCACCAGTTGAAAAGAAAATCAATTGTTTAGGGAGTTAGTTAAAAGAATGGAATAGAAAAACCATCCTATAAGCCTAACGGGTTGATACCATGGACACGAGAAGATATTCTATTGTTCCGTAACTATTGGAAAGAAGGAACTTTACCCCGCTTGGCTTTTGAATTATGTTTGTATACTGGGCTTAGATGCTCTGATGTTTGTAGAGTGAGTCGCCAACATTTTAAAGGCAACGTCTTTTCTATTCAAACTCAGAAAGTATGGACAATTGTAACCGTTGAGCTTCCTGAAATCGTAATAAAGCTTCTTGAGATTACTCCAACAGGGAAAGAAACCTTCATCGTCAATAGAGAGAAAGAAAAGATGATAGCTGTTTTTGGTCTAAGATAATAAGATAAAGGTTCGTAACCTATTGATTATTAGTAGTCGTAATGTAGTCTTATTATTAATATAATCTATTGATATTAAGATACTTTTCTATTTCTTGAGAATTTTATAACTTTTTGCAAGAGATGAAGTAAATCTTCGTAAGATAATTTAAAAGAAGATTTTATCCATTCTTTTTCACAGTAAGATAAAATATTTCCTATTTTTTTTCCTGGAGGAATCCCATATTTCAAAACGTCATCTCCTCTTAATGGAAAGAGGGGTTTAATCCAGTGCTCAATATCTAAAATGATTTGACGAATATGACATATTTCTTCCCGATCAAGATTTTTATAATTGAGGGAGAGAAAAATCTTTAATTTGATTACTACGATTTCTCTACCATAGAGATAAAAAAATCTCTTCATTTCTTGTATTGAAATTTTTTCCCTCTCGATATTAAAGCCTATACATGCAAGTAAAAAATATTTAATCTCACGGGGCAAACTTAATTTTTTGGCTATGGATATGATAGATTGCTTTTCTCTTAAAGGGATAAGAACGATAAAACGCAATAAAGGATCAATTTCCCATCCAAATACTTTTTCCCCCTCAATCACTTGTGATAATTGATCAATAGAAGAATCTTGTACGTTAAGAAATATTTCTTTGAATATTCCTCCATTGTGCATATACATAATGGCATGAAGCGGATTTTTTGCTTCTAATATTTTTTTTATTTCTAACCATATCCGTTCAGAAGATAATATTTTCAAACCTGCTTTAGCTTGTATGCTGGCTGCTAATCCATCAGGATCAATATCATGCTGTCCATAATGCGCAAAAAAACGAAAGAAGCGAAGAATACGAAGATAGTCTTCTAAAATTCTATGATGAGCGTTTCCAATGAACTTTATTGTACGATTCTTAAGATCATTCAAACCTCCAACATAATCAATAACCCTACCCGCCTGATCTGCATACAAAGCATTAATCGTAAAATCTCTTCTGAGAGAATCAGCCTTCCAATCATGCGTAAAGACAACTTTTGCATGGCGCCCATCCGTAATAAGATCACTTCTCAGAGTTGTGATATCAAAAGATTTTTTATTCTTTATTATTGTGACAGTTCCATAAGAAATGCCAGTTGGAATAACCTTGTAAGATGTCTGAGAAAAAATTTTCATAATAACTTCAGGGAGAATTGTCGTTGCAATATCAATATCTTGAACACTAAGATTCATCAAACTATTTCTAACAGCCCCCCCTACAATACAGGATTTATCTTTTCCCTGGTTAAGTAAAGAAAGAATATGTATTAGATCAGGATCACAAAACCATTTATGCTGGGCAATTGATACCATTATAACTCACTGAAATTATAGAGAATAACAACTCATAAGAGGAAAAATATTACTCAAAAAATATATGAAGATTGTTGATAATGATCAAATAAAAACATCTCATGATTCAAAATAATCTGACTAATATCACGATCATCTCTATCAATGATTCAATAGCATACATAGCATAACTATGCGTAAGAACTTTTACTGGAATTAAGAATAATATCTTTTACTTGATCATAACAGGTTCAGGCTTTGAGAGAACTTCCGATATATATGATCGCAAAACATGAACACGCACACCTTCAGATATTTCGACTTCAACCTCTGAATCATCAATCACTTTGGTAATTTTTCCTATTATTCCTGCTGCTGTAACGATAGAATCGCCCCTACGCAAATTATGTAACATTTCAGAACGTTTCTTAAATTGTTGACGCTGTGGGCGAATAAGAAGAAAATACCATACTACTGCCAAAACAAAGAAGAGAAAAGCCATTTCTAAAGGCGAAGTTACAGAATTAATAGATGGAGCATCCGACTGTGCATAAGCTTTTGTAAATAGCATAAAAAAGATCTCCTAACAGTACAAGAAATAGAACTAATAAACAATTCAGAAATACGCGTATTAATCTTAACTACCTATTCCATAATTACAATTAAATATCTTCAAATAATAAAATTATCAAGAAATAAATGAATTCGATTTTTTCACTGAAAAAATATTTTCACTATATTAAGATGGAATTCTCTAATTATAGACTTTCATATCAATTTATAAATAACACTTATTTTCTTCCATAAATAAATCCCAATCAAGCCAAAAGTAAGGGATAGAACGATTTACCAAACTCATTTTAAAACAAGATATTTAAAAACATCTTCCATTAGGCACAATGCATAACAATATTTTTTAACAGACAAATAACCTTGAATACGACCGTGGACTTAAAACATAATAGCCATCCTACCCCTATTCTGTCTTACTACCACTTTTTAAAAAAAGTTAGAGCATATTTAAAAATTTGCATTTTGGGGCAAAACTTCCTCTAATCTCATGGGCAAATACGCAATAAATATACCTTTTATCCTACTTATTATAAATTATCTCATCTTTTGTTTTGAACTCTTGACTGAAAGGATCATACTAACCTACATTGAATGAAGATCCTGTTTTAAATTGAGATTTGTTGTTTGAAAGATAACCATGACTGCTAATTCTGATTTGCGCGTGCGCATTGCTCCCTCTCCTACTGGGGAACCCCATATTGGAACTGCTTATACAGCTCTTTTTAATTATCTGATTGCCAAAAGTACAGGAGGGAAATTTATCCTCCGTATTGAAGATACTGATAGTAAACGTTCAACATTAGAATCCGAAAATGCAGTTATTAAATCTCTCAAATGGTGTGGTCTTCATTGGGATGAAGGTCCTGATATAGGGGGGTCATATGGACCATATCGACAGTCAGAGCGTAAAGATATTTACCAGCCTTATGTACAGAATCTTTTAGATAAAAAACTCGCATTTCGCTGTTTTTGCTCCGAAGAAAGACTAAAAGAAATGCGTTTTTCCCAACGCAAAAAAAACATTCCCTCAAAATATGATGGTCACTGTCTCAGGCTTTCCTCTCAAGAAATAGAGCGTCTATCTCAAGAAAAAAAACCTCATGTTGTGCGTCTTAAAATCCCTGATCAGGGGTGTTGTACATTTCAAGACAAAGTCTATGGTCACGTGGAAATTCCTTGGAATGCTGTTGATATGCAAGTTTTGTTAAAATCAGATGGCATGCCAACATATCACTTAGCCAATGTTGTAGATGATCATCTCATGAAAATAACACACGTCGCACGAGGAGAAGAGTGGCTTTCTTCTGTACCCAAACACATCCTTCTCTATCAATATTTAAATTTTCCTCTTCCTGAATTTATCCATTTGCCACTTATAAAAAATCCTGATAAATCTAAATTATCCAAACGAAAAAATCCCACTTCGATTTCATATTATTCAGCAATGGGATACTTGCCAGAAGCCCTTATCAATTTTCTTGCTCTGCTCTTTATACAAAAAAATGAAGAAGAAGATGAATTGATGAATATGCAACAGTTAATCCATCACTTTAATCTTCTTAATTTATCAAAAGCAGGAGCGGTTTTTGATAGACAAAAATTAGATTGGTTGAATGGTCGTTGGATTCGAGAACAACTTTCTACAACTGACTTTATATCTCGTGTATCACAATGGACAAAAGAAGAAGATCGCCTGACAAAAGCATTGACACTTGCACAATCTCGCATTTCGACTTTTGCCTCCCTTCCTTC includes:
- a CDS encoding cell division protein FtsQ/DivIB; the protein is MFALNHRDFLVINRKFGFAVGVSLSLCFISMDWGGMRNFLIFCSFLGKIFPPYFGLMITILFFATVGVYGVFIGGHTHSVVDMFNSFFGFSIDKIRIIGNVETSEGDVIRLLELDKSESVLSFDGVKIQKNLLALPWIAHAEIHRLYPDTIEIRLIERDPYAIWQDNNNLSLIDKNGNVIVAVKNTKFMHLPILIGKNANKEIKSFEKLLAFSGIAQFVKAYNWVSERRWNLHLHNGITIKLPEEGLNIALSHLLELQDKYKILDRDISVIDMRLPDRMAIRLTTGSFIDRQEIIERRNQELSRSGQ
- a CDS encoding D-alanine--D-alanine ligase, whose product is MKNKHVVVLMGGISSERDVSLLSGRVCAAALEDWGFKVTSIDVDRSIGLILSHLKPDIAFNALHGGFGEDGLIQSILEFLEIPYTHSGILASALSMDKMRAKKIVSSSGVSVCPSVLVNRITMDSQHVMSPPYIIKPLKGGSSLGVIVVTEGESVPLDVLQSSSWIHGDQLLVEQYINGIELSCGIMGEQALSVTEIVSQKSDFYTYDSKYSSSVSSHVLPANIPWSILQEVRRISVVAHQAIGCRGISRSDFIFDPVSKEIFWLEINTQPGMTNVSIFPEMAAYAGYSFRDLLLWMLEDASCSR
- a CDS encoding DUF4231 domain-containing protein; protein product: MVMGNSANDDRKKSPLPKLNASKDTAKNKGEREKISQNNKMVFPKRYHEYKKKSAKARKKFKSIVLCECLLLVAIPTLAYLSYFCQSFWSRLLLFALSLIGALALPYLFKKKNKLEHEWYENKTKEESVKAISWLYCMGAPPYKDLDKAKDHFIRELILISKDHGLIALDDVYKINNEGEQEFFDNAQKLKDMGIYDRLKFYMVERVDDQCYWYLKKSSQNKKKRIIFDILLFILMTSLPFVALLFTPLIGIVLAVAFFLVKWKTIFKYNELEKVYSSTAQEINLIKLDYLYPLARQKEFIFEDFVRDIEPAFSREYTSPYARRI
- a CDS encoding type II toxin-antitoxin system antitoxin SocA domain-containing protein, whose translation is MSSEEFGEIDQKDRNILDDVFEFYGQFSTWKLRNMTHTEAPWKDAYE
- a CDS encoding helix-turn-helix domain-containing protein produces the protein MVITPETRHYWKTVGIRIRDIRKNKGISTKEMAIVSETMRSAISQFERGICSTSINYALFLRNEFKVGFDWIYDGEHVDRLYRDVVKKREFNSVEIGNRIKSIRKDKGMTLKEFGNLIGLSYAGLDNIENGHRKPRIETAIKIKYATQKSLDWIYFGDEIIVPKSIERSQSSKN
- a CDS encoding site-specific integrase; its protein translation is MFRNYWKEGTLPRLAFELCLYTGLRCSDVCRVSRQHFKGNVFSIQTQKVWTIVTVELPEIVIKLLEITPTGKETFIVNREKEKMIAVFGLR
- a CDS encoding CCA tRNA nucleotidyltransferase, whose protein sequence is MVSIAQHKWFCDPDLIHILSLLNQGKDKSCIVGGAVRNSLMNLSVQDIDIATTILPEVIMKIFSQTSYKVIPTGISYGTVTIIKNKKSFDITTLRSDLITDGRHAKVVFTHDWKADSLRRDFTINALYADQAGRVIDYVGGLNDLKNRTIKFIGNAHHRILEDYLRILRFFRFFAHYGQHDIDPDGLAASIQAKAGLKILSSERIWLEIKKILEAKNPLHAIMYMHNGGIFKEIFLNVQDSSIDQLSQVIEGEKVFGWEIDPLLRFIVLIPLREKQSIISIAKKLSLPREIKYFLLACIGFNIEREKISIQEMKRFFYLYGREIVVIKLKIFLSLNYKNLDREEICHIRQIILDIEHWIKPLFPLRGDDVLKYGIPPGKKIGNILSYCEKEWIKSSFKLSYEDLLHLLQKVIKFSRNRKVS
- the yajC gene encoding preprotein translocase subunit YajC gives rise to the protein MLFTKAYAQSDAPSINSVTSPLEMAFLFFVLAVVWYFLLIRPQRQQFKKRSEMLHNLRRGDSIVTAAGIIGKITKVIDDSEVEVEISEGVRVHVLRSYISEVLSKPEPVMIK
- the gltX gene encoding glutamate--tRNA ligase, which produces MTANSDLRVRIAPSPTGEPHIGTAYTALFNYLIAKSTGGKFILRIEDTDSKRSTLESENAVIKSLKWCGLHWDEGPDIGGSYGPYRQSERKDIYQPYVQNLLDKKLAFRCFCSEERLKEMRFSQRKKNIPSKYDGHCLRLSSQEIERLSQEKKPHVVRLKIPDQGCCTFQDKVYGHVEIPWNAVDMQVLLKSDGMPTYHLANVVDDHLMKITHVARGEEWLSSVPKHILLYQYLNFPLPEFIHLPLIKNPDKSKLSKRKNPTSISYYSAMGYLPEALINFLALLFIQKNEEEDELMNMQQLIHHFNLLNLSKAGAVFDRQKLDWLNGRWIREQLSTTDFISRVSQWTKEEDRLTKALTLAQSRISTFASLPSMVDFLFKSDLYLTKESFKNISLTPEEIVTILKKTQEEFEGIQIWTRENIETALRNVAQSLEKSLKVIVKPLFLSITGSKYSLPLFDSIEILGRSVVYSRLKHAIQLVFSLI